In Trichomycterus rosablanca isolate fTriRos1 chromosome 4, fTriRos1.hap1, whole genome shotgun sequence, one DNA window encodes the following:
- the sepsecs gene encoding O-phosphoseryl-tRNA(Sec) selenium transferase, translating to MNEENFTLSHKLVSSSYVRQATQARHTHEQLIRTLLEQGKCPEEGWSSSTIELFLNELAVMDSNNFLGNCGVGEREGRVASDLVARRHYRLIHGIGRSGDIAAVQPKAAGSSLLNKITNSVVLDVLRFTGVRSLSSCFVVPMATGMSLTLCFLTLRHRRPSARYILWPRIDQKSCFKSMVTAGFEPVVIENVLEGDELRTDLDTLEKKIVELGAENILCVHSTTSCFAPRVPDRLEELAVICAKHKIPHIVNNAYGVQSSKCMHLIQQGARVGRIDAFVQSLDKNFMVPVGGAIIAGFDEDFIKDISKMYPGRASASPSLDVLITLLSLGASGYKKLLSERKELYTHLAQELKALAERHGERLLHTPHNPISLAMSLDGLQANCDKAVTQLGSMLFTRQVSGARVVPLGVEQTVSGHTFSGFMSHSDAYPCPYLNAASAIGITKKDVAIFIKRLEKCLKDLKKEANKKNLSVSTQSSPDNQTVP from the exons GGAAAATGTCCAGAGGAGGGATGGAGTTCAAGCACCATCGAACTCTTTCTAAATGAGCTTGCTGTCATGGACAGTAATAATTTCTTGGGAAACTGTGGAgttggagagagagagggtcGAGTAGCCTCTGACCTAGTGGCTCGAAGACACTACAG ATTAATCCATGGCATTGGCCGATCTGGTGATATTGCTGCTGTTCAGCCAAAAGCAGCTGGCTCCAGCCTACTCAACAAGATCACCAATTCAGTGGTGCTGGATGTTCTTCGATTTACAG GTGTTAGAAGTTTGTCTTCATGCTTTGTGGTGCCTATGGCGACTGGAATGAGCTTGACGTTGTGTTTTCTGACCCTGAGACATAGGAGGCCATCAGCACGCTACATTCTTTGGCCTCGCATTGATCAGAAGTCCTGCTTCAAATCCATGGTCACTGCTG GGTTTGAGCCAGTGGTGATTGAGAATGTTCTGGAAGGGGATGAGTTAAGGACAGACCTGGATACCCTGGAGAAGAAAATTGTGGAACTTGGAGCTGAGAACATCCTCTgtgttcattccaccacttcctGTTTTGCTCCTCGAGTCCCTGACAG GTTGGAAGAGCTTGCTGTTATATGTGCCAAACATAAAATCCCTCATATAGTCAACAATGCATATGGAGTACAGTCATCTAAGTGTATGCACCTCATACAGCAG GGTGCACGAGTGGGGAGGATTGATGCTTTTGTTCAAAGCTTGGACAAAAATTTCATGGTTCCTGTTGGAGGTGCCATTATTGCTGGCTTTGACGAGGACTTTATTAAAGATATCAGTAAAATGTATCCTG GTCGTGCATCAGCTTCTCCTTCTCTGGATGTTCTTATCACTTTGCTCAGCCTAGGGGCCAGTGGCTACAAGAAACTCCTGTCTGAAAGAAAG GAGCTGTACACCCACCTGGCTCAAGAACTAAAGGCACTGGCTGAAAGGCATGGAGAGAGACTGCTGCACACACCACATAATCCTATATCACTTG CAATGTCCCTAGATGGTCTTCAGGCTAACTGTGATAAAGCTGTTACCCAGCTGGGCTCCATGCTCTTCACCAGACAGGTGTCTGGAGCTAG gGTTGTTCCACTTGGGGTAGAGCAAACTGTGAGCGGTCACACATTCAGTGGCTTCATGTCACATTCGGATGCCTACCCTTGCCCATACCTTAATGCTGCTTCTGCTATTGGCATCACCAAAAAGGATGTGGCGATTTTCATCAAAAGACTGGAGAAGTGCCTTAAGGATCTCAAAAAGgaagcaaacaaaaaaaatctgtcaGTGTCAACACAGTCTAGTCCAGATAACCAAACAGTTCcctaa
- the lgi2a gene encoding leucine-rich repeat LGI family member 2a — protein MLALMNRYTLISAALLCLMPSGHTGKKPVKCPSSCSCSKESIICVGSSYVPRIIPTDVTSLSVVNGTFSEVKEAMFAHIPSLQLLLLNSNALTTIRDDAFSGLPHLEYLFIENNKIETTSKYSFRGLRDLTHLSLANNNIRALPRDLFIDLDSLIELDLRGNAFECDCRAKWLMTWLKSTNASVSDIICAGPEEMKGMRLNDMASLHDECISTDFIPLQSVITESLSVDTFSHKNDVYVAIAAPNIESCMVLQWDHIEMNFRSYDNITGQSIVGCKSVIIQDLVFMIVAQLFGGSHIYKFDEDQSKFIKFQDIEVSKISKPNDIEAFQIGDDWFFIIADSSKAGLSTLYKWNNKGFYSYQSLHEWFRDTDAEFVNLDGKAHLILASRSQVPVIYQWSKSSQKFVLQGEIPNMEDVVAVKTFLIKEELYLAMTRYIGDSKILHWTAKHFSEVQALPSRGSMILQPFTFKDRYYLALGSDYTFSQVYLWDAEKQVFERFKEVYIQAPRSFTMVSTYRRDFIFASSFKGSTQIFEHIIIDLSL, from the exons ATGCTCGCTCTTATGAATCGCTACACTTTAATATCAGCCGCACTGCTCTGCCTGATGCCATCTGGCCATACTGGCAAAAAGCCTGTAAAGTGCCCTTCATCCTGCAGCTGCTCCAAGGAGTCCATCATATGCGTCGGTTCATCATATGTACCGCGGATCATTCCGACCGATGTTACTTCACT GAGCGTTGTGAATGGTACCTTCTCTGAAGTCAAGGAGGCAATGTTTGCACATATACCTTCTCTACAACTACT ATTACTTAACTCAAATGCTCTTACCACAATTAGGGATGACGCATTTTCTGGCCTACCACATCTTGAATATTT GTTTATAGAAAACAACAAGATTGAGACAACATCAAAATATTCCTTCAGGGGGCTCAGAGACCTGACTCACCT GTCTTTGGCAAATAACAACATCAGAGCCTTGCCGAGAGATCTCTTCATTGATCTGGATTCACTTATAGAGCT AGACCTTAGGGGTAATGCGTTTGAGTGCGACTGCCGTGCTAAATGGCTGATGACGTGGCTGAAGAGCACCAATGCCTCAGTATCAGATATTATTTGTGCTGGCCCAGAGGAGATGAAGGGCATGCGGCTCAATGACATGGCAAGCCTTCATGATGAATGCATTTCCACAG ATTTCATTCCTCTTCAGTCAGTGATAACAGAGTCTCTATCTGTGGACACGTTCTCCCACAAGAATGACGTGTATGTGGCCATCGCTGCTCCTAACATAGAAAGCTGCATGGTGCTTCAGTGGGACCATATTGAAATGAACTTCAGGAGTTATGACAACATAACAG GTCAGTCCATTGTTGGCTGCAAGTCAGTGATCATCCAGGACTTGGTATTCATGATTGTTGCTCAGCTTTTTGGTGGTTCTCACATCTATAAGTTTGATGAGGACCAAAGCAAATTCATCAAGTTTCAGGACATTGAAGTGTCCAAGATCTCCAAGCCCAATGACATTGAAGCGTTTCAGATTGGAGATGACTGGTTCTTTATTATAGCCGACAGTTCTAAAGCTGGTCTATCAACCCTCTACAAGTGGAACAACAAAGGCTTCTACTCCTACCAATCCTTGCACGAGTGGTTCCGTGATACCGATGCAGAGTTTGTAAATCTGGATGGCAAGGCTCATCTGATTCTGGCTAGTCGTTCCCAGGTTCCAGTCATCTACCAGTGGAGCAAGAGTTCACAGAAGTTTGTGTTACAGGGTGAAATCCCCAACATGGAGGATGTTGTAGCTGTCAAGACTTTTTTGATTAAGGAGGAGTTGTACCTGGCGATGACACGATATATTGGTGACTCTAAAATCCTTCACTGGACTGCTAAGCATTTCTCTGAGGTGCAGGCCCTTCCATCAAGAGGTTCCATGATTCTTCAGCCATTCACCTTCAAAGATCGCTACTATCTAGCTTTAGGTAGCGACTACACTTTCTCTCAGGTCTATCTGTgggatgcagagaaacaggtgttTGAGCGCTTCAAGGAGGTTTACATCCAGGCTCCGCGCTCCTTCACCATGGTCTCCACATACCGCAGAGACTTTATATTTGCTTCCAGCTTTAAGGGGAGCACACAGATATTCGAGCACATCATTATTGATCTGAGTCTGTAA